A single Methanolobus sp. ZRKC5 DNA region contains:
- a CDS encoding transglutaminase-like domain-containing protein, which translates to MEKSILSIFLVMILMFSAYTVSDENDDATTSSSSVSFEENVSDNIRSEVQKITFMSSCQFPGFNMLQLLGSDSNSMGESKNIQSMQNSSQDPKNIDSSTIPSQNIRIAPVPWMLPEMVDKEELSSFLQANTPETRGVSQVQEYVTPYADAVQDYLGDENLDDAEDIYEAAVSWIWVSDTILNGQQDAWLPPAEFLEDTPYFDSNPMPGEIVSDCSEQANTLASLLIGSGKYDESTVRVAIGEREFSTSTGGHAWVEVYEDGGWFPVDAVVGPYYDDDTSEIVYPDNYEDIDFYYYLDENYSAIEVWYYYNNEYFIDVDSGTVDAPDNWNSIPSSYS; encoded by the coding sequence ATGGAAAAATCGATACTTTCTATTTTTCTAGTAATGATATTGATGTTTTCGGCCTATACTGTGTCTGATGAGAACGATGATGCAACTACATCTTCTTCTTCTGTTTCTTTTGAAGAAAATGTTTCAGATAATATAAGGTCTGAAGTTCAGAAAATAACCTTTATGAGTAGTTGTCAGTTCCCAGGATTCAACATGCTTCAACTTCTTGGATCTGACTCAAATTCGATGGGTGAGTCAAAAAACATACAAAGTATGCAGAATAGTTCACAAGACCCTAAAAATATTGATTCTTCAACCATTCCTTCTCAAAATATCCGCATAGCTCCGGTTCCATGGATGCTGCCAGAGATGGTTGACAAAGAGGAACTCAGCTCTTTCCTTCAGGCTAATACTCCTGAAACGAGAGGTGTTTCACAGGTCCAGGAATATGTAACTCCATATGCTGATGCTGTTCAAGATTATCTTGGGGATGAGAACCTTGATGATGCAGAGGATATATACGAGGCTGCAGTTTCATGGATATGGGTGTCTGACACTATATTGAATGGACAGCAGGATGCATGGTTGCCTCCTGCAGAGTTTCTGGAAGATACTCCATATTTCGATTCGAATCCCATGCCAGGCGAGATTGTCAGTGACTGTTCAGAACAGGCCAATACTCTGGCATCTTTGCTTATAGGCTCTGGTAAGTATGATGAAAGCACTGTGAGGGTTGCCATAGGTGAAAGGGAGTTCAGTACCAGTACCGGTGGCCATGCATGGGTGGAGGTCTATGAGGATGGGGGATGGTTTCCAGTAGATGCTGTTGTGGGTCCATACTATGATGATGATACTTCAGAAATAGTGTATCCTGATAATTATGAAGATATCGACTTCTATTATTATCTGGATGAAAACTATTCTGCGATAGAGGTATGGTACTATTACAACAATGAATACTTCATTGATGTAGATTCAGGAACGGTAGATGCACCAGACAACTGGAATTCCATTCCTTCCAGTTATTCTTGA
- a CDS encoding Rieske (2Fe-2S) protein, whose translation MSEKSWFFALNDSDLNEGNMEFVRVKGTPLLLIRKNGVIYSLFGKCKHMGCRLSKGTFSDEFILKCPCHGWEYDIRSGKYLGDKDEALEFYENKVEDGEILVLL comes from the coding sequence ATGTCGGAAAAATCCTGGTTTTTTGCACTTAATGATAGTGATTTGAATGAGGGCAATATGGAGTTTGTCAGGGTAAAAGGAACACCTTTGCTTCTTATAAGGAAAAATGGAGTTATCTATTCACTTTTCGGTAAGTGTAAACATATGGGATGTCGTCTTTCTAAAGGAACTTTCAGCGATGAGTTTATTCTGAAGTGCCCGTGCCATGGCTGGGAATATGACATAAGGTCTGGCAAATATCTTGGAGACAAGGACGAAGCTCTTGAATTCTACGAGAACAAGGTAGAAGATGGAGAAATACTTGTCCTTCTTTGA